One Nicotiana tomentosiformis unplaced genomic scaffold, ASM39032v3 Un00174, whole genome shotgun sequence genomic region harbors:
- the LOC104090469 gene encoding transcription factor MYBS3-like, translating into MGRKCSHCGKIGHNSRTCSSFKVGAISCGLRLFGVQVVDISASSSSAYDVQLKKSLSLDCLSSPPPTVSSSSEKTTSCTNIGSLSDCLLGQVHQDRRKGVAWTEEEHRTFLVGLEKLGKGDWRGISRNFVTTRTPTQVASHAQKYFLRLSTHYHLNNNKRRSSLFDLVRSNNKNHHETSPDFANSTHSLTSLKEVCQETSRPSLLMDLNSSGEDIATKDHQHCKNTQQPLWPYEFLASHQMVSSSPITMSISPVAVALDLELSLAAPRNADKNKPNTFLIGPIPVT; encoded by the exons ATGGGGAGAAAGTGTTCACATTGTGGGAAGATAGGTCATAATTCAAGAACTTGCAGCAGTTTCAAAGTAGGTGCTATTAGTTGTGGATTAAGACTCTTTGGAGTGCAAGTAGTTGACATCTCTGCTTCATCTTCATCTGCTTATGATGTTCAGTTGAAGAAAAGTTTAAGCTTAGATTGCTTATCTTCGCCTCCACCTACTGTCTCATCATCATCTGAAAAGACTACTAGTTGCACAAATATTGGTTCTCTCTCTGATTGTCTCTTAGGTCAAGTTCATCAAGATAGAAGGAAAG GAGTTGCATGGACAGAGGAGGAACACAGAACATTCTTAGTGGGACTAGAGAAGCTAGGTAAAGGAGATTGGAGAGGAAtttcaaggaactttgtgacaACAAGGACTCCAACCCAAGTTGCTAGTCATGCTCAGAAGTATTTCCTCAGACTATCAACTCATTatcatctcaacaataacaagCGCCGTTCCAGCCTCTTTGACTTG GTAAGGAGCAACAACAAGAACCATCATGAAACTAGTCCAGACTTTGCAAATTCTACTCATTCTCTGACAAGCTTAAAAGAAGTTTGCCAAGAAACTAGTCGTCCATCTTTATTAATGGATCTCAATTCATCTGGAGAAGATATAGCAACCAAAGATCATCAACATTGCAAAAACACTCAACAACCTCTTTGGCCTTATGAATTCCTGGCTTCTCATCAGATGGtgtcttcttctccaataactaTGTCCATTTCTCCAGTGGCAGTAGCACTTGATTTGGAGCTAAGTCTAGCAGCTCCAAGAAATGCGGATAAAAACAAGCCAAATACCTTTCTAATTGGACCTATTCCTGTTACTTAG